The proteins below are encoded in one region of Malaclemys terrapin pileata isolate rMalTer1 chromosome 20, rMalTer1.hap1, whole genome shotgun sequence:
- the EIF3K gene encoding eukaryotic translation initiation factor 3 subunit K — MALFEQMRANVGKLLKGIDRYNPENLATLERYVETQAKENAYDLEANLAVLKLYQFNPAFFQTTVTAQILLKALTNLPHTDFTLCKCMIDQAHQEERPIRQILYLGELLETCHFQAFWQALDENMELLDGITGFEDSVRKFICHVVGITYQHIDRWLLAEVLGDLSDNQLKVWMSKYGWTETESGKIFICNQEESIKPKNIVEKIDFDSVSSIMASSQ; from the exons aTGGCGCTGTTCGAGCAGATGCGGGCCAACGTGGGCAAACTGCTCAAGGGCATCGACCG GTACAACCCCGAGAACCTGGCCACACTGGAACGCTACGTGGAGACGCAGGCCAAGGAGAATGCTTACGACCTGGAGGCCAACCTGGCCGTGCTCAAGCT GTACCAGTTCAATCCTGCTTTCTTCCAAACCACCGTCACGGCTCAGATCCTGCTCAAAGCCCTGACCAACCTGCCGCACACGGACTTCACCCTCTGCAAGTGTATGATCGACCAGGCTCAT CAAGAAGAGAGGCCGATCAGGCAGATCCTCTACCTGGGAGAGCTACTGGAGACCTGCCACTTCCAGGCCTTCTGG caagcCCTGGATGAGAACATGGAGCTTCTGGATGGGATCACGGGGTTTGAAGACTCCGTTAGGAAGT TCATCTGCCACGTGGTCGGGATCACGTACCAGCACATCGACCGGTGGCTGCTTGCTGAGGTGCTGGGTGACCTCTCGG ACAACCAGCTGAAGGTCTGGATGAGCAAATATGGCTGGACAGAAACGGAGTCAGGCAAGATCTTCATCTGCAACCAGGAGGAGAGTATCAAACCCAAGAACATAGTGGAGAAGATCGACTTTGACA GTGTCTCCAGCATCATGGCTTCCTCCCAGTGA